A single region of the Planctomycetota bacterium genome encodes:
- a CDS encoding HEAT repeat domain-containing protein, translating to MTKKNNVLAGLVLGIAGTVGMLCGCGESESQKIERYINTMGKDQKPPTRDSYMRMLVKKGDKAVDQLLRHLENDSDNMVRAYCCLALGEIGDKSAESPLKKALKDKDADVRARAAEGLTVLIKSKAIPDLIEMLKDQHATACESAQNCLLKLGDSAVEPLINDCLVQSENPMLRFQGSTILGRMGKKVVPRLIELLESSSDPDVQVVTARTLKDIGDKSALEPIKNAAEKYTGKDEKSTKTRKHLDGAYNELIQK from the coding sequence ATGACAAAGAAAAATAATGTACTAGCCGGGTTGGTATTAGGCATTGCCGGTACCGTCGGGATGTTATGCGGTTGCGGCGAGAGCGAGTCGCAAAAGATTGAGCGTTATATCAATACCATGGGCAAGGACCAGAAACCTCCCACCCGGGACTCTTATATGCGCATGTTGGTAAAGAAGGGCGATAAGGCCGTGGACCAGCTTCTGCGCCACCTGGAAAATGATTCGGATAATATGGTTCGCGCCTATTGTTGCCTGGCATTAGGAGAGATAGGTGATAAATCCGCTGAAAGCCCCCTAAAAAAAGCGCTGAAGGATAAGGATGCAGACGTTCGCGCCAGAGCGGCCGAAGGACTTACCGTGCTGATTAAGTCAAAGGCCATCCCTGACCTGATAGAAATGCTCAAAGACCAACACGCGACCGCGTGCGAATCCGCCCAGAATTGCCTGCTTAAGTTGGGTGATTCTGCAGTGGAACCACTTATCAATGATTGTCTGGTCCAGTCCGAAAACCCGATGCTTAGATTTCAGGGGAGCACAATCTTAGGGCGAATGGGTAAGAAAGTTGTCCCGCGCCTAATCGAACTACTGGAGAGTTCATCTGACCCGGATGTCCAGGTTGTTACCGCCCGGACCCTGAAGGATATCGGCGATAAGTCGGCCCTGGAGCCGATAAAGAATGCGGCCGAGAAATATACCGGTAAGGACGAGAAATCAACGAAAACCCGCAAGCACCTGGACGGCGCCTATAACGAACTGATACAGA
- a CDS encoding PIG-L family deacetylase translates to MPKKISACITPSDSFLSKQTLLILSPHADDEAYGCAGTIAKIKSLGGKVYIMVFSIADLWQYTRKYTLVKKETRYSEFARTAEFLKVDGYDIIFKESDKHLRLDAIPRRDLVSIIERDSKVALDKIKPTMVALPAVSYNQDHSAIFQAGFTACRPRGVEDALNFPRMVLAYDNPTLFWNVEYEKFHPNFYVDISKYWTTKIKAMSFHKSQLKPRLHHGSLESLEHLVKLRGKEISVEAAEAFMCYRFVC, encoded by the coding sequence ATGCCTAAAAAAATATCCGCTTGCATAACGCCATCAGACAGTTTCCTATCCAAGCAAACGCTGCTGATTCTTTCCCCGCACGCGGACGATGAGGCCTACGGCTGCGCCGGCACCATCGCCAAAATCAAGTCCCTGGGCGGCAAGGTCTATATTATGGTATTCTCCATCGCCGACCTGTGGCAATACACCAGGAAATACACTTTGGTTAAAAAAGAAACTCGTTATAGCGAATTCGCCCGGACCGCTGAATTTCTCAAGGTGGACGGCTATGACATCATTTTCAAGGAAAGCGATAAACACCTCCGGCTGGACGCCATTCCGCGCCGGGATTTGGTATCCATTATTGAACGTGACAGCAAGGTGGCGTTGGATAAAATCAAACCGACCATGGTGGCCCTGCCGGCGGTTTCATACAATCAGGACCATAGCGCGATTTTCCAGGCCGGCTTCACGGCCTGCCGGCCCAGAGGCGTGGAAGACGCCCTTAATTTCCCCCGCATGGTGTTGGCTTATGATAACCCGACACTTTTCTGGAATGTGGAATACGAGAAATTCCATCCTAATTTCTACGTGGACATCTCAAAATACTGGACCACCAAAATCAAGGCGATGTCGTTCCACAAATCACAGTTAAAACCCCGCCTGCACCACGGCAGTCTGGAAAGCTTGGAGCATCTGGTCAAACTGCGCGGCAAGGAGATTTCAGTCGAAGCCGCCGAGGCGTTTATGTGCTACAGGTTCGTCTGCTAA
- a CDS encoding DegT/DnrJ/EryC1/StrS family aminotransferase: protein MIKHSCPTIGQTEARSLNAVLKTRHLAQGPMVHGFEDALVRYLKNKNLKAVAVNSGSSALHLALLSLGISAKDEVIIPSYICSAVLNTINYTGAKPVLADINENNFDLSIDSVKRKITRRTKAIIVAHQFGFPAEIDKFLSLGVPIIEDCAQSIGAACHNKQMGTFGQLSVFSFYATKMLCTGYGGMVVSGNKKLINKVRDLIDYDNRNDYIPRYNYQMSDLSASLGLAQLGQLNRFISRRRKIASRYTRDLSLLHLSSLILPAGQSDTAPVFFRYVIRHPRADKIIMALHYAGIEAKKPVYRPLHQYFGFSPKDFPNAEQAHRSAISLPIYPSLTDHQVNYIIDNLVKILKRL from the coding sequence ATGATTAAACACTCTTGCCCAACTATTGGTCAGACGGAAGCAAGGTCGCTAAATGCCGTCCTGAAAACCAGGCATCTGGCCCAAGGCCCGATGGTTCACGGGTTTGAGGATGCGCTAGTCAGGTATCTCAAAAACAAGAATCTAAAAGCGGTGGCGGTCAACTCCGGTTCCAGCGCTCTGCATCTGGCTTTACTCTCATTAGGCATATCCGCCAAAGACGAAGTAATCATTCCCAGTTACATATGTTCGGCCGTATTAAATACGATCAATTATACCGGTGCCAAACCGGTGCTGGCGGATATTAATGAAAACAATTTCGACCTCAGTATTGACTCGGTCAAAAGAAAGATAACCAGGCGCACTAAAGCGATTATCGTAGCGCACCAATTCGGATTCCCGGCTGAGATAGATAAATTCCTCTCCTTAGGCGTACCGATCATCGAGGACTGCGCCCAGAGCATCGGGGCTGCCTGTCATAATAAACAAATGGGCACGTTCGGCCAGTTATCCGTCTTCTCGTTCTACGCCACCAAGATGCTCTGCACTGGCTACGGCGGCATGGTCGTATCCGGAAATAAAAAACTCATAAATAAAGTGCGCGACCTGATTGACTATGATAACCGGAACGATTATATTCCCAGATACAACTACCAGATGTCTGACCTGTCAGCCTCGCTTGGGCTGGCCCAGCTGGGACAACTGAACCGGTTTATCAGCCGGCGCCGTAAAATCGCCTCGCGCTACACCCGGGACCTATCATTGCTTCACCTCTCATCTCTAATTTTACCGGCCGGGCAATCTGATACGGCCCCGGTTTTCTTCCGCTATGTCATCAGGCATCCGAGGGCGGATAAAATTATCATGGCCCTTCACTACGCCGGCATCGAGGCCAAAAAACCGGTCTACCGGCCGCTGCACCAGTATTTCGGGTTCAGTCCCAAGGATTTCCCGAACGCCGAACAGGCCCATCGCAGCGCCATCTCGCTTCCCATCTATCCTTCCTTGACAGACCATCAGGTAAATTATATTATAGATAATCTCGTTAAAATATTGAAAAGGTTATAG
- the rplU gene encoding 50S ribosomal protein L21, translated as MKYAVIRMGSKQFQMEEGKTVLVDLQKTEPGKEITFPEVVLYVDGDNIKVGSPLVKGAKVVGQAGEMVKDKKVFTGKHRRREGYKRTYGHRTKYTPVKVTQIVAG; from the coding sequence ATGAAATACGCTGTTATCAGAATGGGTTCGAAACAATTCCAAATGGAAGAAGGCAAAACCGTCCTGGTTGACCTGCAAAAGACCGAACCGGGCAAGGAGATAACCTTCCCCGAGGTGGTTCTTTACGTGGACGGCGACAACATCAAAGTCGGTTCGCCCCTGGTCAAGGGCGCCAAGGTGGTCGGTCAGGCCGGCGAGATGGTCAAGGACAAAAAGGTATTCACCGGCAAACACCGCAGGCGCGAGGGCTACAAACGCACCTACGGACACCGCACTAAATATACACCCGTAAAGGTTACCCAGATCGTGGCCGGATAG
- the acpS gene encoding holo-ACP synthase, producing MIIGIGIDLIEVRRVKALLNKPNLGRIFTAQEIKYCRSKKNQAESFAARFAAKEAFLKAIGTGWGTRQSPKWTEIEIIRHPASGIRHPKTVTLRLSGKAQKIAKQLGAKHTHLSLTHTRDYAMAVVILEKK from the coding sequence ATGATTATCGGCATAGGCATAGATCTGATTGAAGTCCGGCGCGTCAAGGCGTTATTAAACAAGCCGAATCTTGGGCGTATCTTTACGGCGCAGGAAATAAAATACTGCCGGAGCAAAAAGAATCAAGCCGAATCCTTTGCCGCCCGTTTTGCCGCCAAAGAGGCGTTCTTGAAAGCCATCGGCACGGGTTGGGGGACCAGGCAAAGCCCGAAATGGACTGAAATTGAAATTATCCGGCATCCGGCATCCGGCATCCGGCATCCCAAAACCGTTACTCTTCGGCTGTCCGGTAAGGCGCAGAAGATTGCCAAACAATTAGGCGCAAAACACACCCATCTTTCGCTCACCCATACCAGGGATTATGCCATGGCCGTGGTGATACTGGAGAAGAAGTAA
- a CDS encoding FKBP-type peptidyl-prolyl cis-trans isomerase: MNPTQPQAPAGGEITTASGLKYVDQVVGAGAEAKSGMNVSVHYTGWLTNGTKFDSSKDRGQPFEFPLGMGRVIRGWDEGVAGMKIGGKRKLIIPSDLGYGARGAGNVIPPNATLVFEVELLGLK; this comes from the coding sequence ATGAATCCAACGCAACCACAAGCACCAGCCGGAGGGGAAATCACCACTGCCAGCGGCCTGAAATATGTTGACCAGGTAGTCGGCGCCGGGGCCGAGGCCAAGTCCGGAATGAACGTCTCGGTGCATTATACCGGCTGGCTGACCAACGGGACAAAGTTCGATTCCTCCAAGGACCGGGGCCAGCCGTTTGAATTCCCGCTTGGGATGGGCCGGGTCATCCGGGGCTGGGATGAAGGCGTAGCCGGCATGAAGATCGGGGGCAAGCGTAAGCTTATTATACCGTCTGATTTGGGTTATGGCGCCCGGGGCGCCGGAAATGTCATTCCGCCCAATGCCACCCTGGTATTTGAGGTGGAACTGCTGGGCCTGAAATAA